Within Pseudomonadota bacterium, the genomic segment CTGGTACTTCTCGAGCAGCGCCTCGGCGGACTTCCAGCCGAGCTGCCAGCTCGTCGCTGTTGGGATGGCGCGCGTGTCCACGGAGAAGAAGTTGCGTCCCGTGGGCAGTACGTCGGGCCGGCCACGCGAGGGGGCCCCGCTTGGCCCAGCGGGCACGAAGCGCCCTTCGAGGCCGCGCACCAGCTGCGCCTGCTCCTGTCCGCCGCAGGCCTCGAGGCGCGGGGCGAGGTCGGACCACAAGCGATCGAGCACGCGGGCGGTGGCTGACCAGCCGCGGCCTTCGGCGTCTTGGGCGGTGGCACGTCCGTCGATCAGGGATTGGGCGAGCAGTTCGAGGCGCTCGCGCGTATCGCCGCAGTGGCGCCAGGCGTGCTCGGCGTCGACGGCCTCGAGCGTCGCCGGCCGCACGCCCTCCCACGGCGCGCCCCAGTCGGCGTCCAGGGGATCGAACTCGGGTGTGGCGAGCAGGTCGTCGGCGAGCGCGCGGATTAGGCTCGCGTCGCGCCCGTCGCCGAAGCGCACGGGGTAGCGCGCGAGGGCGAGCAGCGTATCCCGCGCCTGCACGCCCTCAGGTGTCTGACCGAACACGTGCAGACCGTCGCGGATCTGGCTCTCCTTAAGCTCGCACAGGTAGGCATCGGTGCTGTTCAGCAACGCCTGCTCATCGGCTTCGTTCGTCGGCACGACCAAGCCGAGATCGCTGTGCAGGTTCTGCCCCACTGCGTGCTCGAGGATTTGCTGGCGCAGCGGCGCCGAGCGCCGCGGATCCATGGTGAGCGCGTCATAGTACTCATCCAGCAGCCGTTCCAGGTCCTGCAGCGGGCCGTAGGTCTCAGCCCGCGTCAACGGCGGCATCAGGTGATCGACGATCACCACCTGGGCTCGGCGTTTGGCCTGCGTCCCCTCTCCGGGGTCGTTGACGATGAAGGGATACAGGTGAGGCGTTGGGCCGAAGGCGAGATCCGGCCAGCAGGTCTCTGCGAGGGCGACGCTCTTGCCCGGTAACCATTCGAGATTTCCGTGCTTGCCCACGTGCACCATGGCGTCGCAGGCGAATACCTCTCGTAGCCAACAGTAGAAGGCAAGGTAGGCGTGGGGTGGCACGAGGTCGGGGTCGTGGTAGCTGGCCATAGGATCGAGATGGTAGCCGCGCGCTGGCTGAATGCCGACGAACACCTGCCCGCAGCGCAGGCCAGCGACCATGAAGCGTCCCGCACGCACCATCGGATCGTCTTTGGGCGGCCCCCAACGCTCGACGATGGCGTCGCGGCTGATTTGCGGGAGAGCGTCGAAGAACGCCAGATACCTCTCCATCGCAAGGCTCTGGTGCGCGGGGCGCAGCGGCCAGTTGGCGGGATCGTTGGTCACGCCGGTCTTGAGCTCACGCATGAGCGCATCGCCGTCGGCCGGGAGCGCCCCGACCGTGTAGCCCTCCTCGGCCAGTCGACGCAGAATCACCAGCACGGACGCTGGCGTGTCGAGCCCGACGCCGTTGCCGAGGCGCCCCTCGCGGGTGGGGTAGTTGGCTAGGATCAGAGCCAAACGTTTCTCATCATTGGGCTTGCGCCGCAGGGCGCCCCAGGCCTCAGCCAGGCGGGCGACGAAAGCGATGCGCTCCTCGTGGGGCTGGTAACGCACCACATCGGTTTGGGTGAGGTCGCAGCGATAGTCGAGGCCTTTGAAGCTCACGGGCCGTGTGATGATGCGCCCGTCAACCTCGGGCATGGCCACGTGCATGGCGATGTCGCGCGGGCGCAGGCCGTGGGCATCGCCTGCCCAGTTCTCCTGGTTGTCGCCGCTCATGATGAGCTGGAACACCGGCACGTCACCGGCGAGCGGCTCGACTTCCTCGTCATCCAGCGCACTGATGGCGAAGGCCGTGGTGTTGAGCACGAGTTCGGCCTCGGCCTCCCGGCACAAGGACTGCAGGGTCTCCAGGCACAGCGGGTCCTTGAGTGACGTCAGCGCTACTGGCAGCGGGTTGAGGCCGCGCGCCTGCAGCGCCTGGCACAGCACGTCGAACACATGTGTGTTACCCGACTGCAGGTGAGCGCGATAGAAAATAATCGCAACGACCGGCGCATGGGGTTGCCACTGGCTCCGCCAGTCCGCAACGGAAGCGAGCGCGTGCTGTGGATGGTACACGGTGATCGCGGGCAGCGGCGTCGGCGGGCGCACCAGCATCTCGACGGCGAAGAACGTGCTGGCGATGAAGTCGTAGAACCGGCGCGCGTTGGCGGCGCCGCCCTCTCGTAGGTAGCGCCACAGCGCATGGCAGATCTCTGCGTCAACGCTACTGTTTACCAGAAGGTTGGCGTCTTCGGTATTGTCGCCAGAGAACATCGCGAGCTGGATACTTCGCTCGCGGCACAGCGAGACGATCCGTTCGGTGCCGTAAGGCCAGTAGCTTTCTCCGCCCAGGTGATCGACGATGATCACCTTCGCGTGCTGCAGCACATCGTCCACGTACAGATCGATGGAGGCGTGCTGGCGCAGGTGGAGCAGGTTGGCCAGCCTGACGGTGGGGTAAGCGGCGCCCACCTTGCCCGCGTGGCCAGAAAACTCCCCCCCGCGAGCCGGATGGGCTTCGGCCAGCAAGGCGAGTGTCGTGTCGGCGGCACTGAGGATCACCACATCAGCCGGTGTCTGCTCCAGGCGCGTGACGATGGAGTCGTCGTCGACAAACCCGCCCGGCTGTGCCGCCAGCATGTGCATAGATCAGACGCCCGCCTGCTGCTGCTGGCGAGCGCCCGGACCGCCCTGGGGCGCCTCGCTCGCTCCGGGCTCTGCATTGCCCAGTACCGCATCACGCAGCGCGGCCTCGAGGGTCGCCTGCTTCAGCTCCCGGCCGATAAACACCAGTTGCGTATGCGGCTTTTCCTCGCCCTTCCAGCGCCGGTCGAAGTAGTGATCGAAGCGCCGTCCCACGCCATTCACGACCAAGCGCATCGGCTTACCCCCAAGCGCGATAAAGCCCTTCACGCGGAAAATCGTGTGCTGCTCGACCAGCGCCTGCAGGGTGGCCAACAGTCGGCCGCGATGCACCACCGGCAGCTCGATCACCAGCGAATCGAAGTGATCATGATCGTGTTCGAACCCGCCATCGGCGTGGTGGTGATCATGGTGGCTGAGGCGAAGGTGGATGTGCTCCTCCGCTGCGCTGGCAAGGCCCAGCAGCTGGCTGAGATCGACGCCCCCTTCGTCGCTCCGCACGACCTTGACCGACGCTGGGATCTCCTCGCGAACGACGGCTTCCACCTGCGCACAGGTCTGCGCGTCCGTGAGGTCGGTCTTGCTCAGGATCACCAGGTCGGCGGACGCGAGCTGATCCTCGAACAGCTCACGCAACGTCGGGTCATGATCGAGATTCGGATCGGCCTCGCGCTGCGCCTGTATCGCTTCGGGCTTGGCGGCAAAGCGCCCGTCTGCAACCGCGGGCGTGTCGACCACCGTGATCACCGCGTCCACCGTGCAGGCGTTGCGGATCTCGGGCCAGTTGAAGGCCTGGACGAGGGGTTTCGGCAGCGCGAGACCGGACGTCTCGATGAGGATGTGGTCGATCGCGTCGCGCCGCTCGACCAGCTCACGCATCACAGGGAAGAACTCTTCCTGCACGGTGCAGCACAAGCAGCCGTTGGCGAGCTCGTACAGCGTGCCGCGTTGCTCGCCGGCCTCGGCGCTCGCGCCGCCGGTGACGCCGGCCATGTCGTCCTCCTCGCAACCGAGACCGCAGCCGCGCAGGATCTCCCCGTCGATGCCGAGTTCGCCGAACTCGTTGACGATGACAGCGACCCGCAGTCCATGGGCGCAATTCAGTATGTTCTTGAGCAAGGTCGTCTTGCCGCTGCCCAGAAAACCGGTCACGATGGTGGCGGGTATACGGCCCCTCGTTGCCGCCTTGGTAGGTGCGCTCATGGCTTATGATCCTATTCGTCGATGTCAGGTGACGGCAGCACGGGGAATCGGGCCACGAATCGGCCACGGATACCGGACGGCCACTGTTTAAAGGGCACTTCACCGGTGAGCGAGGCTTGGTAGCGGAGCCCATAGGCGAGCAGGGTCTCGATGCTCGCCTGGTCCGGCTGCATGTCGCCTACGGTGTAGCCGACCTTGCCGGCGGCACGGAACTGCGCGGTGCACCCCCGTTTGCAGGCCATCAGACAGCGGAAAGGGCGTACCCTAAGGCCCGCCAAGGCGGTCGCCGCCTCGGCATCACCGACCTGCTCTGCAGCTTGACGGCGCATCTGCAATGCCTCTGCGAGAGCGTCGCCCAAACGCTTACCGGGGCGCACATCGTCGGGTTGCTCGGGGTCATAGCCACAGGTCTCGCAGACGACCACGGTGGTGGTGGCGGGCACGCCACGCGAAACGGCCTGGGGGGATGCATCGGAACTGCTCAACTCAGGTCTCCTGCCAGCGTAGGGGCGATGGCACAGAAGGTCCGGGCGTGCGCGCGGATTCGTCCGCGGCGTCGCCACACTCAGTGGCGCCGTCGCCCGATGTACGGTCCGCGACGCCACCGTTCGCCACACTGCCCGTGGCCCGCGCGCCTCGCTCGCAGGCCCACGGCACGATGAACGGCTGCTGGCGGTACTCGCCGACCACCGCCTCCACCTGGTAGACGCGCTGCAGGTAACCTCGCGTGAGCACGCGCCGCGGCACATCGCAGGCGAGCGCCTCGCCTCGGTCGAGAAGCAGCAGCCGATCGCAGAAGCGGCTCGCGAGCGTGAGGTCGTGCAGCACCACGATCGCGGTGCGCCCGTGCTCACACTGCGTCCGCAGCAATTCCATCAGCTTCAGCTGATGGTAGGGGTCGAGGGCGGCTACCGGCTCATCGGCAAGCAGCAGTGGCGCCTCAACGGCGAGCGCACGCGCTAGGCGCGCGCGGGCGAACTCGCCGCCGGAAAGCGTGCCAACCGGCCGCTCGGCCATCGCTTCCAGGCCAGTGTGGGCGAGCGCCTGGGCGATGGCTTGCCCGTCCGCATCAGCCTCGGCGCGGACGCCTACAGCCGCTGGCGGACCGGCAACACCATCGCCAGCCACCTCCATCTTCGCAACGCGTCTCCCCACCAACGCTTGCCACGGCCAAGCGCGACGCTGCCGGTGGGGCATCCGCCCGAGGGCGACGAAATCGCGCACGCTGAGCGGCCACGCGCTCCGCCCGCCCTGGCCGAGGTAGGCGAGCTGGCGCGCCCGCTCTTGCAGACTCATCGCCCGCAAGTCACGGGCGCCGAAGCTCACCTCACCGCGGTAGTCGATGAGCTGGGCGATGGCTTTGAGCAGTGTGCTCTTGCCAGCGCCGTTCGGGCCGACGAAACCAACACACTCGCCAGGCGCCACGGACAGCGACACCTCGGACAGGCGTAGGCGAGGCGTTGCCGGCACGGTCACTGCCCGTACGTTTAGCGCGGCCTCCGCCCTACCCGGCGGTAACCTCCCCTTCACCACGCCTCCCCTTCCTGCTGTCGCTGCTGCCGGCTAAGCACCAGCACGAAGAAAAAGGGCGCGCCGATCAGCGCCGTGACCACACCTAGCATGATCTCCTGCGGGCTGCTGATCGCGCGCAGCACCAGATCGGCCGCGAGCAGTAGCACCGCGCCCCCAAGGGCACTGCTCGGCAGCAGCCTGGACGGTCGATAGGCCACGAATGGCCGCAATAGGTGTGGCACCACCAAGCCAACGAAGCCGATGGCTCCCGTGATCGCCACACACGCGCCCACGCACAGGGCCGTGCCGACGATAACCTGCTGTCGCAACCGGGCAACATGAACGCCCAGGGTGCGCGCCTCCGCCTCTCCGAGCGACAGCGAATCCAACGCCGGACCGCAGGCGAGCAGCAGCGCTGCGCCGGCCACGACGAAGGGCAAGCAAAGCTGCACGTCCGCGAAGCTGCGCTGGCTGAGCGAGCCGAGTAGCCACAGCACGATGTCCTGCACGTCGGCAGGGTTCGGCGCGAGGTTGAGGGCGAGCGAGGTGAGCGCACTGGCGAGCGACGAGAGGGCGATGCCGGCGAGGATCAGGGTGACAGCGGGACTGCGGCGGGCGATGACGTAAAGCACAACCGTTGCGAGGGCAGCGAAGCTCATCGCGGACACCGGCAGCAACCACGGACTCAGGGCCGCGACGCCGAAGTACAGGCAGAGCACAGCACCCAGACTGGCGCTCGAGCTCACCCCGAGCAGCCCAGGCTCAGCGAGCGGGTTCCTGAGCAGCCCCTGAAGCGCTGCGCCCGCCAGGCCAAGGGAGCCTCCGGTAAGGATCGCAAGGACGGCGCGCGGCAGGCGCACGTGACGCACGATGATCTGCTCGCGCAGCGCCTCCTCGGTCGTGCCGGTGCCGAAGAGCGCGGCGAGCACATCGCCGACGCGAAGATCTACCGGGCCGATCGTGAGCGAGAGCAGCGTAAGTCCCAGCAACACCGCGGCCAGCATGGCGTTGAGCTGCGCCGGCGTCAGGACGATCGTCGGCGCTAGGCGCATAACCTGCGCTCTCATCGTGCCGCGCCCGAACGCCCGCCCTTGGCGGCGCCAGCCGCGGCGAGACCATCGTGCGTGGGGAGTTGCCTCGCCAGGTATTCGGCCGTCTCGATCAGGTGCCAAGTGGAGCAGCTGCCCTGATTCGGCGGCAGTTCCAGCACGTCCCGATCCGCGAACAGCGAACGCATCGCCGGGTGACGTAGCAGCTGACTCTCCGCGTAGCCCCGGTCGCGAGTGTAGGCACTCAGCAGGAACACGTCGGGAGGCGACACTAGTGGAGTGTAACAGCTAGATTCGGAGTACAATTCCAGCTATGAGTACTCCTATCCATTTGACCGACGAAGAGCGGGCCGAACTGAGACGTCAGGCGAGTCAACAGAGCGGCCCTGCAGCGCTGGCGAGAAGAGC encodes:
- the cobN gene encoding cobaltochelatase subunit CobN, whose protein sequence is MHMLAAQPGGFVDDDSIVTRLEQTPADVVILSAADTTLALLAEAHPARGGEFSGHAGKVGAAYPTVRLANLLHLRQHASIDLYVDDVLQHAKVIIVDHLGGESYWPYGTERIVSLCRERSIQLAMFSGDNTEDANLLVNSSVDAEICHALWRYLREGGAANARRFYDFIASTFFAVEMLVRPPTPLPAITVYHPQHALASVADWRSQWQPHAPVVAIIFYRAHLQSGNTHVFDVLCQALQARGLNPLPVALTSLKDPLCLETLQSLCREAEAELVLNTTAFAISALDDEEVEPLAGDVPVFQLIMSGDNQENWAGDAHGLRPRDIAMHVAMPEVDGRIITRPVSFKGLDYRCDLTQTDVVRYQPHEERIAFVARLAEAWGALRRKPNDEKRLALILANYPTREGRLGNGVGLDTPASVLVILRRLAEEGYTVGALPADGDALMRELKTGVTNDPANWPLRPAHQSLAMERYLAFFDALPQISRDAIVERWGPPKDDPMVRAGRFMVAGLRCGQVFVGIQPARGYHLDPMASYHDPDLVPPHAYLAFYCWLREVFACDAMVHVGKHGNLEWLPGKSVALAETCWPDLAFGPTPHLYPFIVNDPGEGTQAKRRAQVVIVDHLMPPLTRAETYGPLQDLERLLDEYYDALTMDPRRSAPLRQQILEHAVGQNLHSDLGLVVPTNEADEQALLNSTDAYLCELKESQIRDGLHVFGQTPEGVQARDTLLALARYPVRFGDGRDASLIRALADDLLATPEFDPLDADWGAPWEGVRPATLEAVDAEHAWRHCGDTRERLELLAQSLIDGRATAQDAEGRGWSATARVLDRLWSDLAPRLEACGGQEQAQLVRGLEGRFVPAGPSGAPSRGRPDVLPTGRNFFSVDTRAIPTATSWQLGWKSAEALLEKYQ
- the cobW gene encoding cobalamin biosynthesis protein CobW, producing the protein MSAPTKAATRGRIPATIVTGFLGSGKTTLLKNILNCAHGLRVAVIVNEFGELGIDGEILRGCGLGCEEDDMAGVTGGASAEAGEQRGTLYELANGCLCCTVQEEFFPVMRELVERRDAIDHILIETSGLALPKPLVQAFNWPEIRNACTVDAVITVVDTPAVADGRFAAKPEAIQAQREADPNLDHDPTLRELFEDQLASADLVILSKTDLTDAQTCAQVEAVVREEIPASVKVVRSDEGGVDLSQLLGLASAAEEHIHLRLSHHDHHHADGGFEHDHDHFDSLVIELPVVHRGRLLATLQALVEQHTIFRVKGFIALGGKPMRLVVNGVGRRFDHYFDRRWKGEEKPHTQLVFIGRELKQATLEAALRDAVLGNAEPGASEAPQGGPGARQQQQAGV
- a CDS encoding DUF1636 domain-containing protein, with product MSSSDASPQAVSRGVPATTTVVVCETCGYDPEQPDDVRPGKRLGDALAEALQMRRQAAEQVGDAEAATALAGLRVRPFRCLMACKRGCTAQFRAAGKVGYTVGDMQPDQASIETLLAYGLRYQASLTGEVPFKQWPSGIRGRFVARFPVLPSPDIDE
- a CDS encoding ABC transporter ATP-binding protein, yielding MVKGRLPPGRAEAALNVRAVTVPATPRLRLSEVSLSVAPGECVGFVGPNGAGKSTLLKAIAQLIDYRGEVSFGARDLRAMSLQERARQLAYLGQGGRSAWPLSVRDFVALGRMPHRQRRAWPWQALVGRRVAKMEVAGDGVAGPPAAVGVRAEADADGQAIAQALAHTGLEAMAERPVGTLSGGEFARARLARALAVEAPLLLADEPVAALDPYHQLKLMELLRTQCEHGRTAIVVLHDLTLASRFCDRLLLLDRGEALACDVPRRVLTRGYLQRVYQVEAVVGEYRQQPFIVPWACERGARATGSVANGGVADRTSGDGATECGDAADESARTPGPSVPSPLRWQET
- a CDS encoding iron ABC transporter permease encodes the protein MRAQVMRLAPTIVLTPAQLNAMLAAVLLGLTLLSLTIGPVDLRVGDVLAALFGTGTTEEALREQIIVRHVRLPRAVLAILTGGSLGLAGAALQGLLRNPLAEPGLLGVSSSASLGAVLCLYFGVAALSPWLLPVSAMSFAALATVVLYVIARRSPAVTLILAGIALSSLASALTSLALNLAPNPADVQDIVLWLLGSLSQRSFADVQLCLPFVVAGAALLLACGPALDSLSLGEAEARTLGVHVARLRQQVIVGTALCVGACVAITGAIGFVGLVVPHLLRPFVAYRPSRLLPSSALGGAVLLLAADLVLRAISSPQEIMLGVVTALIGAPFFFVLVLSRQQRQQEGEAW